From a region of the Lentilactobacillus curieae genome:
- a CDS encoding bifunctional folylpolyglutamate synthase/dihydrofolate synthase: MTKTYNSKFAEFLYDEGDRISLLKRVLAALDHPDMKFKIIHVCGTNGKGSTAIMIANILKELGIAAGLFTSPAIGNVTDTIRVNMTRISMIEYQTKVAQLGQLMSTADFNDDQLSKFEADFIISMMVFAEAKVNYVVLECGLGGELDATNAVTTTMYSIFTKISLDHLGILGDSLAEIATTKSKIIRPQNTTIMAPNQQMITKKVIQGEAKIKQADLIDADQHQTTVSNGKFSFLNQEFEFGLKASYEQENLNTVLCWLSNFKNRLTISEEKIATAVSSALGNNLSIPGRFELVTKNPAIILDAAHNPDGVGAFVKTVADNYSDQPKIIINGFLKDKDFKTAVSELLKLKNTRFIITNPRNESRELNSKRLDEVFYRETGITYPNFSGPIKALDFAIEQATSEIPDAVIFVVGSFYLINPIRERLTGE; the protein is encoded by the coding sequence ATGACCAAAACTTATAATTCAAAATTTGCTGAGTTCTTATATGACGAAGGTGACCGGATTTCATTATTAAAACGGGTATTAGCGGCTCTTGATCACCCTGATATGAAATTTAAAATTATTCACGTTTGTGGAACCAATGGCAAAGGTTCCACCGCGATTATGATTGCAAACATTTTAAAAGAATTAGGAATTGCCGCCGGTCTGTTCACTAGTCCCGCGATTGGGAACGTTACTGACACCATTCGGGTTAATATGACTCGCATTTCGATGATAGAGTACCAGACAAAGGTGGCTCAATTAGGACAGCTTATGAGTACCGCTGATTTTAACGACGATCAGCTATCAAAATTTGAAGCTGATTTTATAATTTCCATGATGGTGTTTGCTGAGGCCAAAGTTAATTATGTTGTCTTAGAATGCGGTTTAGGAGGAGAATTGGATGCTACTAATGCAGTCACCACAACTATGTATTCAATTTTCACCAAGATCAGTCTGGATCACTTGGGGATTCTAGGTGACAGTCTAGCTGAAATTGCGACCACAAAGTCCAAAATTATTAGGCCCCAAAACACTACTATTATGGCTCCCAATCAGCAGATGATAACTAAAAAAGTCATCCAAGGTGAAGCTAAAATCAAACAAGCCGATTTGATTGATGCAGATCAACACCAAACTACAGTTTCCAATGGTAAATTTTCGTTTTTAAATCAAGAATTTGAATTCGGTTTAAAGGCTAGCTATGAACAAGAAAACCTAAACACAGTTTTGTGCTGGCTATCTAATTTTAAGAATCGCCTGACGATTTCAGAAGAAAAAATCGCAACAGCCGTCAGCAGTGCTTTGGGAAATAACTTGTCCATTCCTGGAAGATTTGAACTAGTAACTAAAAACCCAGCAATTATTTTAGACGCAGCTCACAATCCAGATGGGGTTGGGGCTTTCGTAAAGACTGTCGCAGATAACTATTCAGATCAACCAAAAATTATCATAAATGGCTTTTTAAAGGACAAAGATTTTAAAACTGCCGTTTCTGAGTTGCTTAAACTTAAAAACACCCGTTTTATCATTACCAATCCGCGAAATGAATCTAGAGAACTTAATTCAAAGCGATTGGATGAGGTGTTTTATAGGGAAACCGGGATAACATATCCCAACTTTTCGGGCCCAATCAAAGCACTAGATTTCGCAATCGAACAGGCAACATCTGAAATACCAGATGCCGTAATTTTTGTTGTCGGCTCATTCTATCTTATTAATCCCATAAGGGAAAGACTAACAGGAGAGTGA